A single Aspergillus puulaauensis MK2 DNA, chromosome 7, nearly complete sequence DNA region contains:
- a CDS encoding uncharacterized protein (COG:S;~EggNog:ENOG410Q1UZ), which yields MSSTSDQKNESPFTDPPVKFKVGSSGKVYYVHPGVLLPFSSSALCTRIHGSWKGTNDDTVDLTDDDEHTIENVIDFFYTRKYHPAQLLPGLPMVMDYDSLESPLETDALEILAHARVFSFAHIYLISELESYATERLTKCLAGLEGYYIEMLPHLAEAIRVIYGTTPNISQNAARPLLSDFTALKFSTLSGALLDDLMAEFSDFRVDVLGKLAGRIKDMNLNIIKLEVQCAQLDEELFESKDQVEGWETWNRSLPLSNQRPEYALYH from the exons ATGTCTTCAACCTCAGATCAGAAGAATGA ATCGCCCTTTACAGATCCACCAGTCAAATTCAAAGTGGGCAGCAGTGGAAAGGTTTACTATGTCCACCCGGGGGTCCTGCTGCCATTCTCCTCATCCGCGCTATGCACGCGGATACATGGATCTTGGAAAGGCACGAATGATGATACGGTGGACTTGActgacgacgatgagcaTACTATTGAGAATGTTATCGACTTTTTCTATACGCGGAAATACCACCCTGCACAGCTTTTACCGGGGCTCCCAATGGTGATGGATTACGACTCATTGGAAAGCCCTCTAGAGACTGATGCCCTCGAGATACTGGCCCATGCCAGAGTATTCTCTTTCGCCCATATATATCTCATATCAGAACTGGAATCATATGCAACAGAGCGCCTCACAAAATGTCTTGCCGGCCTGGAAGGCTATTACATCGAGATGTTGCCACATCTCGCGGAGGCAATCCGTGTCATATATGGCACAACGCCTAATATTTCCCAAAATGCTGCCAGACCATTGCTGTCTGATTTTACTGCGCTCAAGTTTAGCACGCTGTCTGGTGCTCTCCTTGACGATCTTATGGCGGAGTTTAGTGATTTCAGAGTAGATGTCTTGGGCAAGCTTGCTGGACGAATCAAGGACATGAACCTTAACATTATAAAGCTCGAGGTACAGTGTGCACAactggatgaggagctgTTTGAGTCCAAGGACCAAgtggagggctgggagaCTTGGAACCGCAGCCTGCCTTTGTCAAATCAGAGGCCAGAATACGCATTATATCACTGA
- a CDS encoding fungal specific transcription factor domain-containing protein (COG:S;~EggNog:ENOG410PNY5;~InterPro:IPR001138,IPR036864;~go_function: GO:0000981 - DNA-binding transcription factor activity, RNA polymerase II-specific [Evidence IEA];~go_function: GO:0008270 - zinc ion binding [Evidence IEA];~go_process: GO:0006355 - regulation of transcription, DNA-templated [Evidence IEA]) → MDRRGPYGLACMACFKAKSKCVAQPDGEGCQRCHRLNKQCYPSESGRKRSSPSVSSSQITQLESKLDRVLSLLESTPASIPQTLNEANKYAGPSFSEQSVLNSGINLDAIYEKRSLHPPPVRDSEQALALFRHDFLPHCPFIYIPPRLTAKELQQERPFLFENILCATARCIQDRDGREREIKVKIVNATVMQSRPSIDLLLGTLIYIQWGHAGFRTDITCVPRVMALAISIAHKLRLNEPVPETAHTPLELGGAAYIKKNEYPGGRSLEEVRAVLGCYLISSVISILYSETDTMRWTAQMDQYLSAIEVSAEHTDRALATHIRLQLLVESARQARSQQEPKAPIQVFTRSFQSQLQFLRKSIPPELENEDMIRMHLHYADLSIHETAFSAAYGFPESACEEATANNVLGPEAIECMYNSLLATRSYFAVHSSLPPDWLVGCSIMTWSQFCRCQVTVYRLSIHPAADWDREAVPNIVDLIRVLDSVRQRSNAIAVDSGEPHEDDKWRRTALIMETAMEWLGSKLNPDDVKGSPQYGSSGPTSTAPETERELASPHTSSETSASIGSAFWLHRAVWGTH, encoded by the exons ATGGACAGGCGGGGCCCGTACGGATTGGCCTGCATGGCATGCTTCAAAGCCAAGAGCAAGTGTGTTGCACAACCAGACGGCGAGGGATGTCAGAG ATGCCATCGCCTGAATAAGCAATGTTATCCCTCCGAGTCCGGCAGGAAGCGCAGCTCCCCATCGGTTTCCAGCTCTCAGATTACACAATTGGAGTCCAAGCTTGACCGGGTGTTATCGCTGCTGGAGTCCACTCCTGCAAGTATACCACAGACCCTCAACGAGGCGAATAAATACGCGGGTCCATCTTTCTCAGAACAATCAGTCCTCAACTCGGGCATAAACCTAGACGCCATATATGAAAAACGCTCCCTTCACCCGCCCCCGGTGCGAGATTCAGAACAAGCACTAGCTTTGTTTCGTCATGATTTTCTCCCACATTGTCCatttatctatatacccCCAAGATTGACCGCCAAGGAGCTTCAGCAAGAGAGGCCCTTCCTTTTCGAAAACATACTATGCGCAACCGCCCGCTGCATACAAGACAGGGATGGACGAGAGAGGGAAATCAAGGTGAAAATTGTGAATGCTACTGTCATGCAGAGCCGACCCAGTATCGACTTGCTTCTGGGAACCTTGATCTATATTCAATGGGGACATGCTGGATTCCGCACCGATATCACCTGTGTCCCTCGAGTGATGGCCCTCGCTATCTCCATCGCCCATAAACTCCGCCTCAACGAGCCAGTGCCCGAAACTGCACATACACCGCTTGAACTTGGTGGTGCCGCGTACATTAAAAAAAATGAGTATCCGGGGGGGCGTTCTCTTGAGGAAGTACGTGCTGTACTGGGATGCTACCTCATAAGCTCTGT CATTTCGATTCTTTACTCGGAGACGGATACAATGCGTTGGACTGCCCAAATGGATCAATATCTTAGCGCAATCGAGGTCAGTGCGGAACATACTGATCGTGCACTGGCCACCCATATACGcttgcagctcctcgtcgagaGCGCCAGGCAAGCTCGCAGTCAGCAGGAGCCAAAGGCCCCAATTCAGGTTTTTACCCGGTCCTTCCAGTCGCAGCTGCAATTTCTCCGAAAGTCCATACCCCCGGAACTAGAAAACGAAG ACATGATCCGCATGCACCTACACTACGCTGATCTCAGCATCCATGAAACTGCATTTTCAGCGGCCTATGGATTTCCTGAGTCTGCGTGTGAAGAAGCTACCGCGAATAATGTGCTGGGCCCGGAGGCTATTGAATGCATGTACAATTCTTTACTCGCGACCAGGTCCTACTTTGCCGTGCATTCGAGTCTCCCGCCCGATTGGCTCGTAGGGTGCTCGATCATGACTTGGAGCCAATTCTGCCGGTGCCAGGTGACTGTCTACCGgctctccatccatccagccGCGGACTGGGATCGGGAGGCGGTCCCTAACATCGTTGATCTTATCCGTGTGCTAGATTCCGTCCGGCAAAGATCCAACGCCATCGCTGTCGATTCTGGAGAGCCACACGAAGATGATAAGTGGAGGAGGACAGCACTCATCATGGAAACGGCAATGGAATGGCTAGGCTCTAAGCTCAATCCTGACGACGTAAAAGGGTCTCCACAGTATGGAAGCTCAGGGCCGACGAGTACAGCACCCGAGACGGAACGCGAACTCGCATCTCCTCATACTTCTTCTGAGACATCTGCATCCATCGGCAGCGCATTTTGGCTGCATAGAGCCGTCTGGGGAACCCACTGA
- a CDS encoding uncharacterized protein (COG:T;~EggNog:ENOG410PV6I;~antiSMASH:Cluster_7.1) yields MKNMTLEQLRGRTGEPAMEAVVREDGAPLDPGVPPELVIPIWLGIDSDKVTLGDASIMIADFGEALDPPRVETVHCSYTTITRAARITFR; encoded by the coding sequence ATGAAAAACATGACTCTTGAACAGTTGCGTGGTAGAACGGGCGAACCAGCAATGGAGGCGGTTGTCCGCGAAGACGGCGCCCCTCTTGACCCTGGGGTCCCCCCTGAGCTAGTCATTCCCATATGGCTAGGCATTGACAGTGACAAGGTGACCCTAGGAGACGCTAGTATTATGATTGCAGACTTTGGCGAAGCGTTGGACCCCCCGAGAGTCGAAACAGTACACTGCTCATACACCACCATTACTCGCGCCGCCAGAATCACGTTTCGCTGA
- a CDS encoding uncharacterized protein (COG:T;~EggNog:ENOG410PV6I;~antiSMASH:Cluster_7.1) gives MYHLGLFGCRPPVEPFPVELEEVTMEQVEMLGKLPDRWWNEWEARSDWFDEDGRKNVREDLQQWYGNTHRDWETRFAEYIREPRERHGFEFFSAEEEVGFRGMINFMLVLEPSKRATIDGVVECEWMQRWGLPEWRRMQETISQHT, from the coding sequence ATGTACCATTTGGGACTTTTTGGGTGCCGGCCACCAGTTGAACCATTCCCAgtcgagctggaggaggttaCAATGGAGCAGGTCGAGATGCTTGGGAAGCTCCCCGATCGCTGGTGGAATGAGTGGGAGGCCAGAAGCGACTGgtttgatgaagatggtcgCAAGAACGTGAGAGAAGACCTGCAGCAGTGGTATGGGAATACACATAGGGATTGGGAGACGCGGTTTGCCGAATACATACGAGAGCCGCGGGAGCGTCACGGGTTTGAATTCTTCtcagcagaagaggaggtcgGTTTCCGGGGTATGATAAACTTCATGTTAGTCCTGGAGCCGAGCAAGAGAGCTACCATTGACGGGGTTGTTGAGTGCGAATGGATGCAGCGATGGGGGTTGCCTGAATGGCGGAGAATGCAAGAAACAATATCCCAGCACACATAG
- a CDS encoding cytochrome P450 (COG:Q;~EggNog:ENOG410PJTA;~InterPro:IPR001128,IPR002401,IPR036396;~PFAM:PF00067;~SMCOG1034:cytochrome P450;~TransMembrane:1 (i12-32o);~antiSMASH:Cluster_7.1;~go_function: GO:0005506 - iron ion binding [Evidence IEA];~go_function: GO:0016705 - oxidoreductase activity, acting on paired donors, with incorporation or reduction of molecular oxygen [Evidence IEA];~go_function: GO:0020037 - heme binding [Evidence IEA];~go_process: GO:0055114 - oxidation-reduction process [Evidence IEA]), whose product MELLRLLLQHPYVVATVTTSFYVVLTAIYRLFLSPIAHFPGPRLAALTGAYEFYWEAIRNGRYTFHIGDLHKKYGPIVRISPTELHVSDPDYYEVIYSRDSPRNKYPYYQRTLNAPNAFINLEDHYHHRLLRSQLNPFFSIMRIRQLEPALKKLVDKLCCRLEEFKNTGTPVTIEYALTCYATDVITNYTMGDGYHYLDEPDFIPQWSHMIKGAGKTMTYFRPIGFLMPLFVALPESVTAWLNPGMDLFFAYQRRCQQIIADISKKFYEGEQRDAKGGPENIFENILASNLPEKEKSQDRLWQDMQIFAAAGAETTAKAMCYTLFYLLNQPEILQNLKEELAPLGDDPSLLQLEQLPYLTSIMLEGIRLSYGVTARIPRIAPYNTLKYKDWTIPPGTPISMSCLLMHHDEAVFPDSYAFKPERWVDPTERKRLEKYLVAFTKGSRQCIGMHLARSEILLVISTLIRHFRFELFETTIEDVRVIHDIFIPSVRMDSKGVRVLIKD is encoded by the exons ATGGAGCTCCTGCGCCTTCTCTTACAGCATCCGTATGTCGTTGCTACAGTCACCACCTCGTTTTACGTGGTCTTGACCGCGATATACCGTCTCTTCCTGTCCCCCATTGCTCACTTTCCCGGGCCTCGTCTCGCTGCGCTGACGGGGGCTTACGAGTTCTACTGGGAGGCCATCCGCAATGGACGCTACACTTTCCATATTGGCGACTTGCACAAGAAATACG GTCCCATCGTCCGTATCAGCCCGACCGAACTGCACGTCAGCGACCCGGACTACTACGAGGTCATCTACTCGCGCGACAGTCCTCGCAACAAATATCCCTACTACCAACGCACGTTGAATGCGCCAAATGCCTTTATCAATCTCGAAGACCATTACCATCACCGGCTGCTCCGTTCCCAGCTGAACCcgttcttctccatcatgCGCATCCGGCAGCTTGAGCCCGCACTGAAGAAACTCGTTGACAAACTCTGTTGCAGGTTGGAGGAGTTTAAGAATACAGGCACGCCTGTCACCATCGAGTATGCTCTCACCTGCTACGCGACCGACGTTATCACCAACTACACCATGGGCGATGGGTACCACTACCTCGACGAGCCAGACTTCATCCCCCAGTGGTCCCATATGATTAAAGGCGCTGGAAAAACCATGACCTACTTTCGGCCGATCGGTTTCCTTATGCCTCTGTTTGTGGCCCTACCCGAGTCTGTCACCGCGTGGTTGAATCCCGGGATGGACCTGTTCTTCGCCTACCAGCGCCGCTGCCAGCAAATAATCGCCGATATCTCGAAGAAATTCTACGAAGGGGAACAACGGGATGCCAAAGGCGGTCCTGAGAATATTTTCGAGAATATCCTAGCTAGCAACTTAcccgagaaagaaaagagccagGACCGGCTGTGGCAGGATATGCAGATTTTTGCGGCGGCTGGTGCGGAAACCACGGCCAAGGCGATGTGCTATACACTGTTCTATCTGCTTAACCAGCCGGAGATATTGCAGAACTTGAAGGAGGAATTGGCTCCGTTAGGCGATGATCCGAGTCTTCTTCAGCTAGAGCAACTGCCTTATCTT ACCAGCATCATGCTTGAGGGCATCAGACTATCATATGGTGTCACTGCGCGTATCCCTCGCATCGCGCCGTATAACACTCTGAAGTACAAGGACTGGACCATTCCGCCGGGA ACCCCAATAAGCATGAGCTGCCTGTTAATGCACCACGACGAGGCCGTCTTCCCAGACTCGTACGCCTTCAAACCAGAACGCTGGGTCGACCCTACCGAGCGTAAGCGGCTGGAGAAATACTTGGTTGCGTTTACAAAAGGGTCGCGCCAGTGCATCGGCATGCA TCTTGCCCGCTCTGAAATCCTCCTCGTTATTTCAACCTTGATCCGCCACTTCAGGTTTGAGCTGTTTGAGACGACTATTGAGGATGTTCGGGTTATTCATGATATCTTTATTCCGTCTGTGCGCATGGATAGTAAGGGTGTGCGTGTTTTGATCAAGGATTGA
- the EGL5 gene encoding putative endoglucanase (COG:S;~EggNog:ENOG410Q222;~InterPro:IPR036908,IPR007112,IPR009009;~PFAM:PF03330;~SECRETED:SignalP(1-22);~antiSMASH:Cluster_7.1): MRFTTQILTGAAALTNTMGALAGLATTTHYSDGLQGACGCGNNAGTFDWQYGITSGVYTAAASQGLFDGGGMEHWCGSGCGKCYRLTSTGVSSCETCGNGGEGGKSITVMVTNLCPFVGNEQWCPQPGSLNPQGDGLPWGCWVEVEDL; the protein is encoded by the exons ATGCGCTTCACCACTCAAATCCTCACCGGGGCTGCCGCTctcaccaacaccatggGTGCCCTCGCCGGCCtagccaccaccact CACTACAGCGACGGCCTTCAAGGCGCCTGCGGCTGCGGCAACAACGCAGGCACCTTCGACTGGCAATACGGGATCACATCCGGCGTCTACACCGCGGCCGCAAGCCAAGGCCTCTTCGACGGCGGCGGGATGGAACACTGGTGCGGCTCGGGCTGCGGCAAATGCTACCGTCTCACCTCGACCGGTGTATCCAGCTGCGAAACCTGCGGCAACGGTGGCGAGGGCGGGAAATCCATCACGGTGATGGTGACGAACCTTTGCCCGTTCGTGGGGAACGAGCAGTGGTGTCCGCAGCCGGGCTCGCTGAACCCGCAGGG AGACGGCTTGCCCTGGGGGTGCTGGGTTGAAGTGGAGGACTTGTGA
- a CDS encoding uncharacterized protein (InterPro:IPR005819;~antiSMASH:Cluster_7.1;~go_component: GO:0000786 - nucleosome [Evidence IEA];~go_function: GO:0003677 - DNA binding [Evidence IEA];~go_process: GO:0006334 - nucleosome assembly [Evidence IEA]) encodes MNKRKPRKKKKKKKKKKKKKKKKKKKKKKKKKKKKKKKKKKKKKKKKKKKKKKKKKKKKESVCQP; translated from the coding sequence ATGAACAAGAGAAagcccaggaagaagaagaagaagaagaagaagaagaagaagaagaagaagaagaagaagaagaagaagaagaagaagaagaagaagaagaagaagaagaagaagaagaagaagaagaagaagaagaagaagaagaagaagaagaagaagaagaagaagaagaaagagtcaGTCTGTCAGCCCTAA
- a CDS encoding CRAL-TRIO domain-containing protein (COG:I;~EggNog:ENOG410Q25N;~InterPro:IPR011074,IPR036865,IPR036273,IPR001251;~PFAM:PF00650,PF03765,PF13716;~antiSMASH:Cluster_7.1), producing MKDTSIPPGFWGNLSPLQESRLQQLWTLLLHLAEASSLGALEQFVSVNSLERVRTSVSSLSSRSQPSSRRNSLFSRAEGTLVRRGSRASVSVHHTRLLETFRGVGLSATQVRNVRRFLAVLSPEDIRFGVLTAAKHEHPDVLILRFLRVSKWDVNQALVHLLNATVWRLKEMQVDNVLLPRGELYAVQNEKDVSNRHVAGEATGFLKQLRIGKGFVHGVDRMNRPIAVVRIRFHRPGEQSQEALNQFITHVIESARLLLKPPIESATVLFDMTGFSLANMEYAPVKFIIRCFETFYPECLGVLLIHNAPRVFGGVWKIIKPWIDPRLVERIHFTNTVQDLEKYIDRDQIISELGGNEDWEYEYLEPEADENHAMKDYATRDTLLAERQSIGEEFLSATSRWIAASRAGSSTDLSEAIAHREEVIEQVRLNYWDLDPYVRARNNLDRTGVIQEGGLIDMYPAPKQQPLPLPVSVQIRTAKVLQVAHVQRAQVKIVNV from the exons ATGAAGGACACCAGCATCCCCCCCGGCTTCTGGGGGAACTTGTCCCCTCTGCAGGAGTCtcgtctgcagcagctctgGACCCTCCTGTTGCACCTGGCAGAGGCCTCGTccctcggcgccctcgagcAGTTCGTCAGCGTCAACAGCCTCGAGCGCGTCCGCACCTCTGTCTCCTCGCTGTCCTCCCGCTCCCAACCCAGTAGTCGCCGCaactccctcttctctcgcGCCGAGGGAACTCTCGTTCGCAGGGGCAGTCGAGCCTCTGTCTCTGTGCACCATACCCGGCTCCTCGAGACTTTTCGCGGCGTCGGCCTCTCCGCTACTCAGGTGCGCAACGTGCGTCGCTTCCTTGCCGTCTTGTCCCCCGAGGATATCAGGTTCGGCGTCCTGACGGCGGCGAAACATGAGCATCCGGACGTTCTTATCCTCCGGTTTCTGCGGGTGTCCAAGTGGGACGTTAACCAGGCGCTCGTCCACCTTTTGAATGCAACCGTGTGgcggttgaaggagatgcagGTGGATAATGTGCTACTCCCGCGCGGGGAACTGTACGCTGTGCAAAACGAGAAGGATGTTTCGAATCGACATGTCGCGGGCGAGGCGACTGGCTTTCTGAAACAACTGAGGATTGGAAAAGGCTTTGTACATGGTGTCGACCGTATGAATCGGCCGATTGCTGTGGTGCGCATACGCTTCCACCGGCCTGGAGAGCAGAGCCAGGAGGCTCTTAACCAGTTCATCACGCATGTTATCGAGAGTGCGCGGTTGCTTTTAAAGCCGCCTATTGAGTCTGCG ACGGTTTTGTTTGACATGACGGGCTTCTCGCTGGCCAACATG GAATACGCCCCAgttaagtttattattcgCTGCTTCGAGACATTCTACCCCGAGTGCCTCGGtgtcctcctcatccacaatGCCCCGCGAGTATTCGGAG GCGTCTGGAAAATAATCAAACCCTGGATAGACCCGCGCCTCGTCGAAAGAATCCACTTCACAAACACAGTGCAAGACCTCGAGAAATATATCGACCGCGACCAGATCATCTCCGAGCTCGGCGGCAACGAAGACTGGGAGTACGAGTACCTCGAACCAGAAGCAGACGAGAACCACGCCATGAAGGACTACGCGACGCGCGATACTCTCCTCGCAGAGCGCCAGTCCATCGGCGAGGAATTTCTCTCCGCCACGTCCCGCTGGATAGCAGCGTCTAGAGCCGGGAGCTCAACAGATCTCAGTGAGGCGATTGCGCACCGCGAGGAAGTCATCGAGCAGGTTCGGCTTAATTATTGGGATCTGGACCCGTATGTGCGCGCGAGGAATAACTTGGACCGTACCGGTGTGATTCAGGAGGGTGGGCTTATTGATATGTATCCTGCGCCGAAGCAGCAGCCACTGCCCCTGCCTGTGTCCGTGCAGATTCGGACGGCGAAGGTGCTCCAGGTTGCGCATGTGCAGAGGGCGCAGGTGAAGATTGTTAATGTTTGA
- a CDS encoding uncharacterized protein (COG:S;~EggNog:ENOG410PUBT;~InterPro:IPR033964,IPR017795,IPR012148;~MEROPS:MER0126988;~PFAM:PF11991;~antiSMASH:Cluster_7.1;~go_function: GO:0016765 - transferase activity, transferring alkyl or aryl (other than methyl) groups [Evidence IEA];~go_process: GO:0009820 - alkaloid metabolic process [Evidence IEA]), with translation MRSQTDIGTGPAKTSNTLEPLDVLSKLEPSRGASHAHWWKRTGPQLALMLKEAGYAVDKQFEVLLFYYHWISLLSDIGVPLEYSWKWDTAATRPDVRLTIEAINELSGTRFDPLNQSPSLELVQRLSHILPRLDASWASHFLSSFYDHDKVKYVEESQSASGMPLRSTMLVCFEFGHNGTTSKTYMSPRKLGQQGFAPLSEYISAIEALGPNLALHTLTDFLNTSPEGPDLKPFMLAVDNIAPSASRLKFYFATPRTSYNSIREVLTLGGRIKSPTLESKLRTLHKLVKVIMPTPPDLPDDADIPAPPPPSSANLESKSNPDKSTDMANQRPDFSSGYQYYFDIAPGATLPDIKFYIAIRKEQMNDRVVADGLTDWMRAQGRGAFCDGYVRVLEGLAGGKDLGQCHGLHTHICCMVKASGEFEVTSYLAPGVKQ, from the exons ATGCGGTCCCAAACTGATATCGGAACTGGCCCAGCCAAGACATCAAACACACTGGAACCACTGGATGTCCTCTCAAAGCTAGAGCCGTCTCGAGGAGCCAGCCATGCCCACTGGTGGAAGCGTACCGGGCCGCAGCTTGCCCTGATGCTGAAGGAGGCAGGGTATGCTGTGGACAAACAGTTTGAGGTCCTCCTGTTCTATTACCACTGGATA TCTCTCCTTTCGGACATTGGTGTCCCACTGGAATACTCGTGGAAATGGGATACAGCAGCAACCCGCCCCGACGTGCGCCTCACCATCGAAGCCATCAACGAACTCAGCGGCACCCGGTTTGATCCCCTCAACCAGTCTCCCTCTCTCGAGCTCGTCCAGCGTCTGTCACACATCCTGCCACGGCTCGATGCGTCCTGGGCAAGccacttcctctccagcttctaCGACCACGACAAAGTCAAGTATGTGGAAGAGTCCCAGTCCGCGTCAGGAATGCCTCTCCGGTCAACGATGCTCGTCTGCTTCGAGTTCGGACACAACGGCACAACATCCAAGACATACATGAGCCCCCGCAAACTGGGCCAGCAGGGATTCGCCCCGCTGTCCGAGTACATATCCGCCATCGAAGCCCTAGGACCCAACCTTGCCCTACACACTCTGACCgacttcctcaacaccagccccGAAGGCCCCGACCTCAAACCCTTCATGTTGGCCGTCGACAACATCGCCCCGTCCGCCTCACGACTCAAGTTCTACTTCGCCACCCCGCGAACAAGCTACAACTCCATCCGCGAAGTCCTCACCCTCGGCGGCCGCATCAAGAGCCCAACCCTCGAGTCTAAGCTACGCACACTCCACAAACTTGTCAAAGTCATCATGCCTACGCCCCCCGATCTCCCTGACGACGCCGACATCCCagcccctccacctccttcaAGCGCAAACCTAgagtccaagtccaacccAGACAAGTCCACCGACATGGCAAACCAGCGCCCCGACTTCTCCTCTGGATACCAGTACTACTTCGATATCGCCCCCGGCGCCACACTCCCTGACATCAAATTCTACATCGCCATTCGCAAGGAGCAGATGAACGACCGGGTTGTCGCGGATGGGCTTACAGACTGGATGAGAGCGCAGGGGCGCGGTGCGTTTTGCGATGGGTATGTCAGGGTTCTAGAGGGGTTGGCTGGGGGGAAGGATTTAGGTCAGTGTCATGGCCTGCATACTCATATCTGCTGCATGGTGAAGGCGAGCGGGGAGTTTGAGGTTACTTCCTATCTGGCGCCGGGGGTTAAGCAGTAG
- a CDS encoding uncharacterized protein (COG:M;~EggNog:ENOG410PXIS;~InterPro:IPR002502,IPR018392,IPR036505,IPR006619, IPR015510,IPR036779;~PFAM:PF01476;~SECRETED:SignalP(1-18);~antiSMASH:Cluster_7.1;~go_function: GO:0008270 - zinc ion binding [Evidence IEA];~go_function: GO:0008745 - N-acetylmuramoyl-L-alanine amidase activity [Evidence IEA];~go_process: GO:0009253 - peptidoglycan catabolic process [Evidence IEA]) yields the protein MPPLQSLALLILLPLVSPMFLVPRPSWNATPPTEPYKPMPPTNHGTKIHYVGPVYTTRPHAHCSAYMKSIQDDHLANPEQGWMDIAYNLAVCEHGYVFDGRGKGHMSGANGNSTLNENHYAVLAFLGKVGLMEPTGDQVEGVKDAVAYLRRAGAGEEIRGHRDGWSTECPGENLYKLVTGGGLEPGKLWDGGEHVVKQGETVECIAKEYNVPARYIVAVNGLKGVEDVKAGDVLEIPARGVPIDPSLFPPEEGDGDGDGGELNYEEFPGTDFFKSEPDSPIVKSMGERLVEIGCGKYSDGPGTQWTDEDLASYTCWQEALGFTGADADGWPGKTSWDQLQVPAVE from the coding sequence ATGCCTCCCCTTCAAAGCCTCGCgcttctcatcctcctccccctcgtcTCCCCAATGTTCCTCGTCCCCCGACCCTCCTGGAACGCCACCCCGCCAACAGAACCCTACAAACCCATGCCGCCCACCAACCACGGCACAAAAATCCACTATGTTGGCCCCGTCTACACCACCCGGCCACACGCCCACTGCAGCGCATACATGAAATCCATACAGGACGACCACCTCGCAAACCCCGAGCAGGGCTGGATGGACATCGCGTATAACCTGGCCGTGTGCGAACACGGGTACGTCTTTGATGGGCGCGGGAAGGGCCATATGTCCGGGGCAAATGGGAACAGTACACTGAACGAGAATCATTATGCGGTTCTTGCGTTCTTGGGGAAGGTTGGGCTGATGGAGCCGACGGGGGACCAGGTTGAGGGGGTTAAAGATGCGGTTGCGTATTTGAGGCGGGCGGGTGCGGGAGAGGAGATTCGGGGACATAGGGATGGCTGGAGTACTGAGTGTCCTGGGGAGAATCTTTATAAACTTGTTACTGGGGGTGGATTGGAGCCGGGGAAGTTGTGGGATGGGGGGGAGCATGTTGTTAAGCAGGGTGAGACGGTGGAGTGTATTGCGAAGGAGTATAATGTGCCGGCGAGGTATATTGTTGCTGTGAATGGGCTGAAGGGGGTTGAGGATGTGAAGGCTGGGGATGTGCTTGAGATTCCGGCTAGGGGGGTGCCGATTGACCCGAGTTTGTTCCCGCctgaggagggggatggggatggtgatggtggtgagctCAATTATGAGGAGTTTCCTGGGACGGATTTCTTCAAGAGCGAACCGGATAGTCCGATTGTGAAGTCTATGGGGGAGAGACTGGTTGAGATTGGTTGTGGCAAGTATAGCGATGGGCCTGGGACGCAGTGGACGGATGAGGATCTGGCGAGCTATACCTGCTGGCAGGAGGCCCTTGGATTTACGGGGGCAGATGCCGATGGATGGCCTGGGAAGACGTCTTGGGATCAGTTGCAGGTTCCGGCTGTTGAGTGA